The Syngnathus acus chromosome 3, fSynAcu1.2, whole genome shotgun sequence genome includes a window with the following:
- the adamts18 gene encoding A disintegrin and metalloproteinase with thrombospondin motifs 18, producing the protein MDCLLLIIWTLPLPLVGCAPVRLLSTLLTWSLIKTLHICCTHASLHSVSTNYFSSSSSSSSSHGLNHDYAFATPVEVDAQGQYLSHDVSRRGRRSRRSASQSSSVHYRLSVFGRDLHLDLRPSSVVGPGFTVQTLGSDGIATVTRGDGYHDCFYQGSIRDLSSSSAAISTCSGLSGLIRVSEHDYLISPLPQHLAKRHNYSAPDGHHPHVVYKRSAEHVVRQQAGDPSGFEPSTWHRDHHQQQDDQNGHSERQHFCGRRKQYTPKPPVEEPFLMPDEFATTDEEGPGRPKRSPIDSNRVGGLNVETLVVADRKMLEKHGRENVTTYVLTVMNMVSSLFKDGTIGTDINIVVVSLLLLEQDPLGLSINHHADQSLNSFCQWQSGLVGKSGKRHDHAILLTGLDICSWKNEPCDTLGFAPISGMCSKYRSCTINEDTGLGLAFTIAHESGHNFGMIHDGEGNPCRKTEGNIMSPTLAGNNGVFSWSICSRQYLNRFLGTTQASCLVDEPKQIGQYKYPEKLPGQLYDADTQCKWQFGAKATLCSLDFVKDICKSLWCHRTGQRCETKFMPAAEGTSCGPDMWCWRGQCVKYGEHGPKAVHGQWSPWSQWSECSRTCGGGVMYRERSCTSPRPQHNGKFCYGPGRHNQLCNTRACSHNSVDFRTQQCAEHNSKPFRGWYYKWKPYTKVDDEDVCKLYCTAESFDFFFAMSSKVKDGTSCSDHRGDVCIDGVCETVGCDQILGSKASLDACGVCKGSNSTCKFYKGTYTLQHRANEYYSMVTIPAGARSIRVEEMAGSTSYLAVRSIKRKYYLTGDWTVDWPGKFHFGGATFSYQRSFSKPESLYAAGPTNETLVFEILLQGKNPGVVWEYTLPRTERKPDYSWGVVRSDCSAPCAGGRISTKAICLQDQKVHVNATMCNPLTRPTLGSHLCNTQPCPAYWWTGEWAACSRSCGGGQQSRTLRCMRKVTYQREEAAAHSLCPVVSPAQLRPCNTQACPPGWNAGAWSQCSKSCGRGLRKRSVFCQSGDAGLAAVVPDSMCRHNERPKAQESCVLRRCPKNDRLQWTPTSWGECSRSCGPGLQKRELRCGEKDIQGGFVEFPARRCRNLAKPLADLQQVCDRGPCPELARVQQGRTVPGAAVSSWYSSPWQQCSVSCGGGVQTRGVQCLLQGRAASGCVAHQRPVATRACNTQFCPRAAPLPQHHNRVTAVGTTIRGEPPCVDRFSWCHLVPQHGVCGHKFYGDQCCRSCTGRRL; encoded by the exons ACTACGCCTTTGCCACCCCGGTGGAGGTGGACGCTCAGGGCCAATACCTGAGCCACGATGTGAGCCGGCGGGGCCGTCGCAGCAGGAGGTCCGCGTCCCAGTCCTCTTCCGTGCATTACCGCCTCTCTGTCTTCGGCCGGGACCTGCATCTGGACCTGCGGCCGTCGTCAGTGGTCGGCCCGGGTTTCACGGTGCAGACGTTGGGCTCGGACGGCATCGCCACGGTAACCAGAGGTGACGGGTACCACGACTGCTTCTATCAAGGATCTATCCGGGACCTGTCGTCCTCCTCGGCGGCTATATCGACGTGCTCGGGGCTG TCAGGTTTAATTCGTGTTTCCGAGCACGACTACTTGATCTCGCCTCTACCTCAGCATTTGGCAAAACGTCACAACTACAGCGCACCCGACGGTCACCATCCGCACGTCGTCTACAAACGCTCCGCCGAGCACGTGGTCCGACAACAAGCCGGCGACCCGTCCGGTTTCGAACCGTCCACGTGGCACCGGGACCACCATCAACAGCAGGACGACCAAAACGGGCACTCAGAAAGGCAACACTTCTGTGGGCGCCGCAAGCAAT ACACTCCAAAACCACCCGTTGAGGAGCCTTTCCTGATGCCAGATGAGTTTGCCACGACTGACGAAGAGGGCCCGGGAAGGCCAAAGCGATCGCCTATCGACTCCAACCGGGTGGGAGGTCTGAATGTGGAGACCCTGGTGGTGGCCGATAGGAAGATGCTGGAGAAACATGGCCGGGAGAACGTTACCACTTATGTCCTCACTGTCATGAATATG gtTTCCAGTCTGTTCAAAGACGGCACCATCGGGACAGACATCAACATTGTGGTAGTTAGCTTATTGCTACTGGAACAGGACCCG CTGGGCCTGAGCATCAATCATCATGCCGACCAGTCGCTCAACAGTTTCTGCCAGTGGCAATCGGGATTGGTGGGCAAGAGCGGGAAGCGGCACGACCACGCCATTCTCCTCACCGGGCTGGACATCTGCTCCTGGAAGAACGAGCCCTGCGACACCCTGG GTTTTGCTCCAATCAGCGGCATGTGCAGCAAATACCGGAGCTGCACCATCAATGAGGACACGGGACTGGGATTGGCGTTCACCATTGCTCACGAATCCGGACACAA tTTCGGGATGATACATGACGGTGAGGGAAACCCCTGTCGCAAAACCGAGGGCAACATCATGTCCCCCACCCTTGCCGGTAACAACGGAGTCTTCTCTTGGTCCATCTGCAGCCGCCAGTACCTGAACCGCTTCCTTGG GACGACTCAAGCATCCTGCCTGGTGGACGAGCCCAAGCAGATCGGTCAGTACAAATATCCCGAGAAGCTTCCCGGCCAGCTGTACGACGCCGACACGCAGTGCAAGTGGCAATTCGGCGCCAAGGCAACATTATGCAGTCTTGACTTTGTTAAG GACATCTGCAAGTCACTGTGGTGTCACCGCACGGGCCAACGATGCGAGACCAAGTTCATGCCTGCCGCCGAGGGCACCAGCTGCGGGCCCGACATG TGGTGTTGGCGAGGCCAGTGTGTCAAATACGGGGAGCACGGCCCCAAGGCGGTTCATGGCCAGTGGTCGCCCTGGTCCCAGTGGTCGGAATGTTCCAGAACGTGCGGAGGCGGGGTCATGTACAGGGAGCGCTCCTGCACCAGTCCAcg GCCCCAGCATAATGGCAAGTTCTGCTACGGCCCCGGCCGCCACAACCAGCTGTGCAACACTCGAGCGTGTTCGCACAACAGCGTGGACTTCCGCACGCAGCAGTGCGCCGAACACAACAGCAAACCCTTCAGGGGCTGGTACTACAAGTGGAAGCCGTACACCAAAGTAGACG ATGAAGACGTCTGTAAATTGTACTGCACTGCCGAGAGCTTTGATTTCTTCTTCGCCATGTCCAGCAAAGTCAAAGACGGCACCTCCTGCTCCGACCACAGAGGCGATGTTTGTATTGATGGAGTGTGTGAG acGGTTGGTTGCGATCAGATTTTAGGATCCAAGGCCTCTCTGGATGCTTGCGGCGTATGTAAGGGAAGCAACTCCACATGTAAATTCTACAAAGGCACGTACACGCTGCAGCATAGAGCTAACG AGTACTATTCAATGGTAACCATCCCGGCGGGTGCTCGTAGCATTCGCGTGGAGGAGATGGCGGGGTCTACCAGCTATCTGGCAGTGCGTTCCATCAAGAGGAAATACTACCTGACCGGCGATTGGACGGTGGACTGGCCGGGCAAGTTCCACTTTGGAGGGGCAACGTTCAGCTATCAGCGCTCTTTTAGCAAACCCGAGAGCCTGTACGCCGCCGGACCCACCAATGAAACGCTGGTGTTTGAA ATCCTCCTGCAAGGAAAAAATCCAGGTGTGGTTTGGGAGTACACGCTGCCTCGTACTGAAAGGAAGCCCGACTACAGCTGGGGTGTGGTGCGTTCCGACTGTTCTGCTCCCTGCGCCGGAG GTCGCATTTCCACCAAGGCTATTTGCCTGCAGGACCAGAAAGTTCACGTCAACGCCACCATGTGCAATCCGCTCACGAGACCCACGTTGGGCTCGCACCTCTGCAATACGCAGCCCTGCCCTGCTTA CTGGTGGACTGGAGAGTGGGCGGCGTGCAGTCGCTCGTGCGGCGGAGGCCAGCAGagcaggacgctacgctgcaTGAGGAAAGTGACCTACCAaagggaggaggcggcggcgcatTCCCTCTGCCCCGTCGTCTCACCGGCGCAACTCCGGCCCTGCAACACGCAGGCCTGCCCGCCCGGGTGGAACGCCGGAGCCTGGTCGCAG TGTTCCAAGAGTTGCGGCCGCGGACTGAGGAAACGAAGCGTGTTCTGCCAAAGCGGCGACGCCGGGTTGGCGGCCGTGGTGCCCGACAGCATGTGCAGACACAACGAGCGACCCAAAGCCCAGGAGAGCTGCGTCCTGCGCCGCTGCCCAAAGAACGACAGGCTCCAGTGGACACCCACGtcgtggggagag tgcTCCAGGTCATGCGGTCCTGGCCTGCAAAAGCGAGAACTCCGGTGTGGGGAGAAAGATATCCAGGGAGG GTTTGTGGAGTTTCCCGCAAGGAGGTGCAGGAACCTCGCCAAACCCTTGGCGGATCTCCAGCAGGTTTGCGATCGAGGTCCCTGCCCCGAATTAGCCCGGGTCCAGCAGGGCAGGACCGTCCCCGGTGCTGCGGTGTCAAGCTGGTACTCATCTCCATGGCAGCAG TGCTCCGTGTCCTGCGGTGGGGGTGTCCAGACCCGCGGCGTCCAGTGTCTGCTTCAGGGACGGGCGGCCAGCGGCTGCGTGGCCCACCAGCGACCAGTTGCTACCCGGGCCTGCAACACTCAGTTCTGCCCTCGAGCCGCCCCGCTGCCACAACACCACAATCGTGTCACAGCCGTCGGGACCACAATAAGAG GCGAGCCACCGTGCGTGGACCGCTTCAGCTGGTGCCACCTGGTCCCCCAGCACGGCGTCTGCGGCCACAAATTCTATGGAGACCAGTGCTGTCGCTCTTGCACGGGCAGGAGGCTCTAG